A single genomic interval of Scylla paramamosain isolate STU-SP2022 chromosome 4, ASM3559412v1, whole genome shotgun sequence harbors:
- the LOC135099927 gene encoding nuclear receptor-binding factor 2-like isoform X2, with product MDNSPLNQAHREQRRAESFQRGGRLEEAAECHGRAAELLKAALTLTKNNLALQSITLQYDHHLRQHQLLSKQLEKYVKAMENQRVKIGSVSGSSGSGSGSGSGLGSGSGSRELPSSLVSNFGKRAHTISMEMAKYSEKFDSILYQLTVEGNEIKSQQGRTNFSHESQEMAAPFEKLATSAAVGGAKELAAVVEELRSLHDHQTDLVTQLLSELSSAEKENSLLKAQVRELQARCEGYESERRRLRAMADSSCSPFVFSPLSEFSPDPPNVPDLAPLEMPPLDFLDNHEADS from the exons ATGGACAATTCTCCTTTGAATCAG GCCCATCGAGAGCAGCGACGGGCAGAGTCTTTTCAACGTGGGGGAAGACTAGAAGAAGCTGCTGAGTGTCATGGCAGAGCTGCTGAGCTGTTGAAAGCAGCATTAACCCTAACCAAAAACAATCTTGCCCTCCAAAGCATTACTCTGCAGTATGATCACCACCTGCGACAGCATCAGCTTCTCAG CAAACAGCTGGAGAAGTACGTGAAAGCAATGGAGAACCAGCGTGTGAAGATTGGGAGTGTGAGTGGAAGCAGTGGTTCAGGATCAGGCTCAGGTTCAGGACTAGGTTCAGGCTCTGGGAGTCGTGAACTACCCAGCTCTCTTGTGTCTAATTTTGGCAAGAGGGCTCATACAATATCAATGGAAATGGCAAA GTATTCAGAAAAGTTTGATTCTATACTTTACCAATTAACtgtggaaggaaatgaaatcAAGAGCCAACAGGGACGGACAAACTTTTCACATGAATCTCAAGAGATGGCTGCTCCCTTTGAGAAATTAGCAACGTCAGCAGCAGTAGGTGGAGCCAAAGAGTtggcagcagtggtggaggAGTTGCGTTCACTGCATGACCACCAGACTGATCTTGTAACGCAACTCTTAAGTGAACTCTCCTCtgctgaaaaagaaaattcactTCTGAAGGCTCAG GTACGGGAGTTGCAGGCTCGGTGTGAAGGCTATGAAAGTGAACGGAGGAGACTGCGGGCCATGGCAGACTCCAGTTGCTCACCTTTTGTGTTCTCACCACTGAGTGAGTTCTCTCCAGACCCTCCAAATGTGCCTGATCTGGCTCCTTTGGAGATGCCTCCATTGGACTTCTTAGACAACCATGAGGCAGACTCTTAG
- the LOC135099927 gene encoding nuclear receptor-binding factor 2-like isoform X1: MDNSPLNQAHREQRRAESFQRGGRLEEAAECHGRAAELLKAALTLTKNNLALQSITLQYDHHLRQHQLLRFRSKQLEKYVKAMENQRVKIGSVSGSSGSGSGSGSGLGSGSGSRELPSSLVSNFGKRAHTISMEMAKYSEKFDSILYQLTVEGNEIKSQQGRTNFSHESQEMAAPFEKLATSAAVGGAKELAAVVEELRSLHDHQTDLVTQLLSELSSAEKENSLLKAQVRELQARCEGYESERRRLRAMADSSCSPFVFSPLSEFSPDPPNVPDLAPLEMPPLDFLDNHEADS, from the exons ATGGACAATTCTCCTTTGAATCAG GCCCATCGAGAGCAGCGACGGGCAGAGTCTTTTCAACGTGGGGGAAGACTAGAAGAAGCTGCTGAGTGTCATGGCAGAGCTGCTGAGCTGTTGAAAGCAGCATTAACCCTAACCAAAAACAATCTTGCCCTCCAAAGCATTACTCTGCAGTATGATCACCACCTGCGACAGCATCAGCTTCTCAG GTTCCGCAGCAAACAGCTGGAGAAGTACGTGAAAGCAATGGAGAACCAGCGTGTGAAGATTGGGAGTGTGAGTGGAAGCAGTGGTTCAGGATCAGGCTCAGGTTCAGGACTAGGTTCAGGCTCTGGGAGTCGTGAACTACCCAGCTCTCTTGTGTCTAATTTTGGCAAGAGGGCTCATACAATATCAATGGAAATGGCAAA GTATTCAGAAAAGTTTGATTCTATACTTTACCAATTAACtgtggaaggaaatgaaatcAAGAGCCAACAGGGACGGACAAACTTTTCACATGAATCTCAAGAGATGGCTGCTCCCTTTGAGAAATTAGCAACGTCAGCAGCAGTAGGTGGAGCCAAAGAGTtggcagcagtggtggaggAGTTGCGTTCACTGCATGACCACCAGACTGATCTTGTAACGCAACTCTTAAGTGAACTCTCCTCtgctgaaaaagaaaattcactTCTGAAGGCTCAG GTACGGGAGTTGCAGGCTCGGTGTGAAGGCTATGAAAGTGAACGGAGGAGACTGCGGGCCATGGCAGACTCCAGTTGCTCACCTTTTGTGTTCTCACCACTGAGTGAGTTCTCTCCAGACCCTCCAAATGTGCCTGATCTGGCTCCTTTGGAGATGCCTCCATTGGACTTCTTAGACAACCATGAGGCAGACTCTTAG